From the Luteolibacter arcticus genome, one window contains:
- the can gene encoding carbonate dehydratase, which translates to MDSLDHLLENNRVWAAARVAEDPYFFSRLVAQQTPEYLWIGCSDSRVPANQITGLDPGEIFVHRNVANVVVQTDFNMLSVLQFAVDVLKVKHVIVCGHYGCGGVKAALENQRHGLVDNWLRHIRNIARRREEELEALSPVDALDRLCEINVLSNAENVARTTIVEDAWERGQPLQIHSWAYRLDTGRINVLDQPIHADR; encoded by the coding sequence ATGGACTCTCTCGATCATCTGTTGGAAAACAATCGCGTGTGGGCCGCGGCCAGAGTGGCCGAAGATCCGTACTTTTTCTCGCGATTGGTGGCGCAGCAAACCCCTGAGTATCTGTGGATCGGCTGCTCGGACAGCCGGGTGCCGGCGAATCAGATCACCGGCCTCGATCCCGGCGAGATCTTCGTTCACCGCAATGTGGCGAACGTGGTGGTGCAGACCGACTTCAACATGCTGTCCGTCCTTCAATTCGCCGTGGACGTGCTGAAGGTGAAGCACGTCATCGTCTGCGGCCACTACGGCTGCGGCGGGGTGAAGGCAGCGCTTGAAAACCAGCGCCATGGCCTGGTGGACAACTGGCTGCGGCACATCCGCAACATCGCGCGACGGCGGGAGGAGGAACTGGAGGCCCTGTCGCCGGTGGATGCGCTCGATCGGCTGTGCGAGATCAACGTGCTTTCCAATGCCGAGAACGTTGCCCGCACCACCATCGTCGAGGACGCATGGGAGCGTGGACAGCCGCTCCAGATCCACAGTTGGGCCTACCGCTTGGATACCGGCCGCATCAACGTGCTGGACCAGCCGATCCACGCCGATCGTTGA
- a CDS encoding glycoside hydrolase family 2 TIM barrel-domain containing protein, translated as MKRRLPGILSILLALPLFARTAPTGEEWQEPQNLSLGKEKPRATFMSFPDAGSAKAVAREKSPWFLSLDGPWKFHWVGNPSQRPVEFHKPEFDVSGWKEIPVPSNWQMEGYDIPIYSNQAYTFNREWPKVTGEPPKDWPAYKDRNPVGSYRRSFTVPKDWDGKEVFVNFDGVDSFFYLWVNGQYLGFSKDSRTLAAFNITKALKPGENTIAAEVYRYSDGSYLECQDMWRLSGIFRGVYLHATPKVQIRDVFALPDLDADYKDGTLRVTTHVRNLGDKPVRVPPVKVELFDSTGNPVPDVVVISESRIESPQISAGSEASEVVMLAVKGPAQWTAETPNLYTVVVSTGEEAVSFRTGFRKVKIKNGVYLINGQPVKLKGANRHEMEPDTGHTVSRERMMQDIVRLKEANVNHVRTCHYPDDPYWYELCDVHGIYLMDEANIESHGYYYGEQSLSHPPEWKEAHVDRVVNMVHRDKNHPSVVLWSLGNEAGPGKNFQAAHDALKAIDTSRPDHYERNNDIPDVDSTMYPGVDWVASLAAQKDRKKPFYICEYAHTMNNALGNLADYWQAIESSDNIIGASIWEWQDQSIHAKEIDGKVTVDLARGKPEVGVKKFEAYGGNFGDKPNDGLFILKGVVWANRDPKPAFWEVKRVYQDIVSDLRQILEDDEGHKLLGEVEIFNKHFFRDLSGFECRWSLTADGKEIGKGSLEKLDVEPRGRATVKIPLLDRDSVKEGSDYQLRISFHLAKDATWQKKGYEIAATQHPVILAPPSRPQVDLMTPHSGFVVKDEEGKISVSGGTLTTGWTVGFDRKTGGLVSYDAGSGEWLAGGSCLNAFRAFTDNDKWTANAWFGNGLHTLADKATDVQIDRSTDHCVRIIARVKSQGETSDRVPEQNSGFHQIEKGAPIGEDGFHFDSVFAWTVFPGGIVSFDATGTGVGPSIVLPRIGQQLRLSPELKNFAWYGRGPDENYPDRKTGSDIGRYTKAVKDLFVPYPKPMDMGNREDVRWCALTDDQGNGLVFGARGARMSVAALPWDDMQLLTARHPQDLPESQGTVLTLSDQVLGLGGASCGPIPLERDIVRSGPWRFGFSIFGLSRGEDPGKWGSLDVPVTSPVLIERDRGGRVSFNSATSNAKIEYRIDGGEWKKWDSPFALKTACKIEAKATAPDMIASAISSRDFPYVLPRDTWKILRADSEAKGEGEAAYAIDGNPETYWHTQWQGSAPRPPHELAVDLGVKAELSGITVLPRQDQENGRVGEYEVFTSLDGNDWGKPAAKGKFSGGQSLERVPFEKPLTVRFVRLVALSEINGNPWSAIAELDVVALRSLEAPQPRDEWTILKVSSEQPGEGEADHLIDGKTDTFWHSQYGLFLAKHPHEVTVDLGSERSLTAMAFLPRLDSRNGRIKAYKVETSIDGTAWKPAGEGELQDDTNRHEIRFAAAIAARYVKFIALSAHDGDDFATAAEFDFATKK; from the coding sequence ATGAAAAGAAGACTTCCGGGAATTCTCTCCATCCTGCTGGCGCTGCCACTTTTCGCCCGGACCGCACCGACCGGGGAGGAATGGCAGGAACCGCAGAACCTTTCACTGGGGAAGGAGAAGCCGCGCGCCACCTTCATGTCCTTTCCCGATGCCGGGTCGGCCAAGGCGGTCGCCCGCGAGAAGTCGCCGTGGTTCCTTTCGCTCGATGGCCCGTGGAAGTTCCACTGGGTCGGCAACCCCTCCCAGCGCCCGGTCGAATTCCACAAGCCCGAGTTCGACGTCTCCGGCTGGAAGGAGATCCCGGTGCCTTCGAACTGGCAGATGGAAGGCTACGACATTCCGATCTATTCGAACCAGGCCTACACCTTCAACCGCGAGTGGCCGAAGGTGACGGGGGAGCCGCCCAAGGATTGGCCCGCTTACAAGGACCGCAACCCGGTCGGCAGCTACCGCCGCAGCTTCACCGTGCCGAAGGACTGGGACGGCAAGGAGGTCTTCGTGAACTTCGATGGCGTCGATTCCTTCTTCTACCTGTGGGTCAATGGGCAGTATCTCGGCTTCAGCAAGGACAGCCGGACACTGGCCGCGTTCAATATCACCAAGGCGCTCAAGCCCGGCGAGAATACCATCGCCGCCGAGGTCTATCGCTACTCGGACGGCAGCTACCTCGAATGCCAGGACATGTGGCGACTCAGCGGGATCTTCCGCGGCGTTTATCTCCACGCGACGCCGAAGGTGCAGATCCGCGACGTCTTCGCGCTGCCGGACCTGGATGCGGACTACAAGGACGGCACGCTGAGGGTGACCACCCACGTCCGCAATCTCGGTGACAAGCCGGTGCGTGTGCCGCCGGTGAAGGTCGAGTTGTTCGACTCCACCGGAAATCCCGTGCCCGACGTGGTGGTGATCTCTGAAAGCCGGATCGAGAGTCCTCAGATCTCCGCAGGCAGCGAGGCTTCCGAGGTGGTCATGCTTGCCGTCAAAGGCCCGGCGCAATGGACCGCTGAAACGCCGAATCTCTACACCGTGGTCGTTTCCACCGGCGAGGAAGCGGTTTCCTTCCGCACCGGCTTCCGCAAGGTGAAGATCAAGAACGGCGTCTATCTGATCAATGGACAACCGGTGAAGCTCAAGGGCGCGAACCGCCATGAGATGGAGCCGGACACCGGCCACACCGTCAGCCGCGAGCGCATGATGCAGGACATCGTGCGACTGAAGGAGGCCAACGTGAACCACGTCCGCACCTGCCACTATCCGGACGATCCCTACTGGTACGAGCTCTGCGACGTCCACGGCATCTACCTGATGGACGAGGCAAACATCGAGTCGCACGGCTACTACTATGGCGAGCAATCGCTCTCCCATCCTCCCGAGTGGAAGGAGGCCCATGTCGATCGCGTGGTGAACATGGTCCACCGCGACAAGAACCATCCCTCGGTGGTCCTATGGTCGCTCGGCAATGAAGCCGGGCCGGGGAAGAACTTCCAAGCCGCGCACGACGCGCTCAAGGCGATCGACACCTCACGGCCCGATCATTACGAGCGCAACAACGACATCCCCGACGTGGACAGCACGATGTACCCGGGCGTCGATTGGGTCGCGTCCTTGGCCGCACAGAAGGACCGCAAGAAGCCCTTCTACATTTGCGAATACGCCCACACGATGAACAACGCGCTGGGCAATTTGGCGGACTACTGGCAGGCGATCGAATCGAGCGACAACATCATCGGCGCCTCGATCTGGGAGTGGCAGGACCAGTCGATCCACGCGAAGGAAATCGATGGCAAGGTCACCGTCGATCTTGCGCGCGGCAAGCCCGAGGTCGGCGTGAAGAAGTTCGAGGCCTACGGCGGCAACTTCGGCGACAAGCCGAATGACGGGCTGTTCATCCTGAAAGGCGTCGTCTGGGCGAACCGCGATCCCAAGCCGGCATTCTGGGAGGTGAAGCGGGTCTATCAGGACATCGTCTCCGACCTGCGGCAGATCCTTGAAGACGACGAGGGCCACAAGCTGCTGGGCGAGGTGGAGATCTTCAACAAGCACTTCTTCCGCGATCTCTCCGGTTTCGAGTGCCGCTGGAGTTTGACCGCGGACGGCAAGGAGATCGGCAAGGGCAGCCTGGAGAAACTCGACGTGGAACCCCGCGGCAGGGCGACGGTCAAGATCCCGCTGTTAGATCGCGATAGCGTGAAGGAGGGCTCGGACTATCAACTGCGGATCTCATTCCACCTGGCGAAGGACGCCACGTGGCAGAAGAAGGGCTACGAAATCGCGGCGACCCAGCACCCTGTGATCCTTGCTCCGCCTTCCAGGCCGCAGGTTGACTTGATGACGCCCCACTCCGGCTTCGTGGTGAAGGATGAGGAAGGCAAGATTTCAGTCAGCGGAGGAACGCTTACCACCGGCTGGACGGTCGGGTTTGACCGGAAGACCGGAGGTCTTGTCTCTTACGATGCGGGATCCGGAGAATGGCTTGCCGGAGGCTCCTGCCTGAACGCCTTCCGCGCCTTCACCGACAACGACAAGTGGACCGCCAACGCATGGTTCGGCAATGGCCTGCACACGCTGGCGGACAAGGCCACCGACGTGCAGATCGACCGCAGTACCGACCATTGTGTCCGCATCATCGCACGGGTGAAGTCGCAGGGCGAAACCTCCGACCGCGTGCCGGAGCAGAACAGCGGCTTTCACCAGATCGAGAAAGGCGCGCCGATCGGCGAGGATGGTTTCCACTTTGACAGCGTCTTCGCTTGGACGGTCTTTCCCGGTGGAATCGTTTCCTTCGACGCCACGGGCACGGGCGTCGGTCCCTCCATCGTGTTGCCGCGTATCGGCCAGCAGCTTCGTCTTTCGCCCGAGCTGAAAAACTTCGCCTGGTACGGCCGCGGTCCGGACGAGAACTACCCGGATCGCAAGACCGGCTCCGATATTGGCCGTTACACGAAGGCCGTGAAGGACCTGTTCGTCCCGTATCCCAAGCCGATGGACATGGGCAACCGCGAGGACGTGCGCTGGTGTGCGCTGACCGATGACCAAGGCAACGGCCTCGTCTTCGGCGCACGTGGCGCGCGGATGTCGGTCGCTGCCCTGCCGTGGGATGACATGCAGCTTCTCACAGCCCGTCATCCGCAGGACTTGCCGGAATCGCAGGGCACCGTGCTCACGCTTTCCGACCAGGTCCTTGGCCTCGGCGGCGCGAGTTGCGGTCCTATCCCGCTGGAGCGCGACATCGTCCGCTCGGGTCCGTGGCGATTTGGCTTCTCGATCTTCGGGTTGAGTCGCGGTGAAGACCCCGGCAAATGGGGCTCGCTCGATGTCCCGGTCACGTCGCCGGTCCTGATCGAACGCGACCGAGGCGGGCGGGTCAGCTTCAACTCCGCCACGTCCAACGCGAAGATCGAGTATCGTATCGACGGTGGTGAATGGAAAAAATGGGACTCGCCGTTTGCTCTGAAAACCGCCTGCAAGATCGAAGCCAAAGCGACTGCGCCAGACATGATTGCCTCTGCCATTTCGTCGCGCGACTTTCCCTATGTCTTGCCGCGCGACACTTGGAAGATCCTCCGCGCCGACAGCGAAGCGAAGGGTGAAGGCGAGGCGGCCTACGCCATCGACGGCAATCCCGAAACTTACTGGCACACGCAGTGGCAAGGCAGTGCGCCGCGTCCACCACACGAACTGGCAGTCGATCTGGGAGTGAAGGCCGAGCTCTCCGGCATCACCGTGTTACCGCGCCAAGACCAAGAGAACGGCCGCGTCGGCGAGTATGAGGTCTTCACTAGCCTCGACGGCAACGACTGGGGGAAACCTGCCGCCAAGGGGAAATTCAGCGGTGGCCAAAGCCTCGAACGCGTGCCGTTTGAAAAGCCGCTCACGGTGCGTTTCGTGCGACTCGTCGCTCTCAGTGAGATCAATGGCAACCCATGGTCGGCCATCGCCGAACTCGACGTAGTCGCCTTGCGCTCGCTCGAAGCCCCGCAGCCGCGCGACGAATGGACGATCCTCAAGGTCAGCAGCGAACAGCCCGGCGAGGGCGAGGCGGATCACTTGATCGATGGCAAAACCGATACCTTCTGGCACTCGCAGTATGGCCTCTTTCTCGCCAAGCATCCGCATGAGGTGACTGTCGATCTCGGCAGCGAGCGATCACTCACCGCGATGGCTTTCTTGCCGCGCCTAGACAGCCGCAACGGCCGGATCAAAGCCTACAAGGTTGAGACCAGCATCGACGGTACGGCTTGGAAGCCCGCCGGGGAAGGGGAGTTGCAAGACGATACCAACCGCCACGAGATCCGCTTCGCCGCCGCGATAGCTGCCCGCTACGTGAAATTCATCGCCCTGAGCGCCCACGACGGCGACGACTTCGCAACGGCCGCAGAGTTTGATTTCGCGACGAAAAAATAG
- a CDS encoding replication-associated recombination protein A yields the protein MRPRTLDEIAGQKHILGEGKLLRRAIEADRFASLIFYGPPGTGKTTLASVIARSTGSRFEALNGVESNVAEIRAKIDQARTWRDLRGETTILFIDEIHRFNKAQQDVLLPHIERGTVRFIGATTHNPYFYVNSPLVSRSQIFQLEAVSTEDLLPVLHRALADAERGFGELKVAADPSALEHLAVMSDGDVRKALTSLELAVLTTPPEADGTIQLSLAVAEESIQRKAIVYDADGDAHYDTASAFIKSIRGSDPDAALYWLAKMLHAGEDPRFIARRLVISASEDIGLADSNALRVAMAAQQAYEFVGMPEGRIPLAHATVYLATAPKSNTAYAAINEAMADVEKGRTLAVPEHLRTKTRKKLAAASGTDEEKMRYLYSHDYEGGYVPQAYLPEGRIYYHPGENGLEKRIKERMDYFRQLAEKERKKE from the coding sequence ATGCGGCCGCGGACGCTTGATGAAATCGCCGGCCAGAAGCACATCCTCGGCGAGGGGAAACTCCTGCGCCGGGCGATCGAGGCGGATCGCTTCGCCTCTCTGATTTTCTACGGCCCGCCGGGCACCGGGAAAACCACGCTCGCCAGCGTCATCGCCCGCAGCACCGGCTCGCGCTTCGAGGCGCTCAATGGCGTCGAATCGAACGTCGCCGAGATCCGCGCCAAGATCGACCAAGCCCGCACGTGGCGCGACCTGCGCGGCGAAACGACGATCCTGTTCATCGACGAGATCCACCGCTTCAACAAGGCGCAGCAGGACGTGCTACTGCCGCACATCGAGCGCGGCACCGTGCGCTTCATCGGCGCCACGACTCACAATCCCTACTTCTACGTCAACTCGCCGCTGGTTTCCCGCTCGCAGATTTTCCAGCTCGAAGCCGTCTCGACCGAGGACTTGCTGCCCGTGCTTCACCGCGCCCTCGCCGATGCCGAACGCGGTTTCGGCGAGCTGAAAGTGGCAGCCGATCCCAGCGCGCTCGAACACCTCGCGGTGATGTCCGACGGCGACGTGCGCAAAGCCCTCACCTCGCTGGAACTCGCCGTTCTAACAACTCCGCCGGAAGCCGACGGCACGATTCAACTCAGCCTCGCCGTCGCGGAGGAATCCATCCAGCGCAAGGCGATCGTTTACGATGCCGATGGCGACGCGCACTACGACACCGCCTCCGCCTTCATCAAGTCGATCCGCGGCTCCGACCCCGATGCCGCACTCTATTGGCTGGCGAAGATGCTGCACGCAGGCGAAGACCCGCGCTTCATCGCCCGGCGTCTGGTGATCTCCGCCAGCGAGGACATCGGGCTCGCCGACTCGAATGCCCTGCGCGTGGCGATGGCCGCCCAGCAGGCCTACGAGTTCGTTGGCATGCCGGAAGGCCGCATCCCGCTCGCCCACGCCACCGTCTATCTGGCCACCGCGCCGAAATCGAACACCGCCTACGCCGCGATCAACGAGGCGATGGCTGATGTCGAGAAGGGCCGCACCCTCGCCGTGCCGGAGCACCTGCGCACGAAGACCCGCAAGAAACTCGCCGCCGCCAGCGGGACCGATGAGGAGAAGATGCGCTACCTTTACTCCCACGATTACGAGGGCGGCTATGTCCCGCAGGCTTACTTGCCGGAGGGCCGCATTTACTACCATCCGGGCGAGAACGGTCTTGAGAAACGCATTAAGGAGCGGATGGATTACTTCCGGCAGTTGGCTGAAAAGGAGAGGAAGAAGGAGTAA
- a CDS encoding DEAD/DEAH box helicase: MLLDPARVSDPSSNDEVLSAFLDYLIETNVEPYDHQEQAILELFAGNNVILNTPTGSGKSLVALALHFKAICQNRRSYYTVPIKALANEKFLSLCHIFGPEKVGMITGDATVNPGAPVICCTAEILANLALREGERAQVDDVIMDEFHYYSDASRGFAWQVPLLTLPQAKFLLMSATLGETAFFEEGITKLTGTPTVLVKSEHRPVPLEFDYSETPLEEMVSELVEKNKAPIYLVHFTQLACAGTAQSLLSWNFCTKEEKQRIAEILHDANFRSPYGKEVSKLLRHGIGIHHAGLLPKYRILVEKLAQRGLLKVICGTDTLGVGVNVPIRTVLFTQLFKYDGSSTKTLAVRDFKQICGRAGRRGFDHVGYVVSQAPEHVIENLRLEQKAAKSGKKSFVKRKPPEKGFVNWDEKSFRRLIDAAPEKLVSSFNVTHSMLLNVLGREEEDGCVALRKLINDSHEPPSKKKAHRRRAFQIFRGMVEGNILTIIPKTERSGPAKVRLNIQLQEDFSMNQALGLWLHEAIPLLDRESPDYPLDVISLVEAILENPDVILRKQVDQLKGELIARLKSEGVSYEERMEMLEEVEWPKPGKEFIYQTYNAFVAERPWMKEAAVRPKAIAREMFEHWQSFEDYVKTYGLERSEAVLLRHLSEVYKVLSQTVPPMAKTEELVEAEDYFGELLRTVDSSLLDEWEKLRNPDYVPELEKPPEERKAVALTRNRPAFTRAVRNAVFTLLKAFAEENTAAILAQIEPNDGEGQPWTAARIGVLLDAYFADHERIRLDPEARATKHMRISDDQPRRWAIEQTLVDPDELNDWVLKLVVDLDRSDAEQRPVLVLEAMAAIV, from the coding sequence ATGCTGCTCGACCCCGCCCGTGTCTCCGATCCTTCCTCAAACGACGAGGTCCTCAGTGCTTTCCTCGATTACCTGATCGAGACGAACGTCGAGCCCTACGATCATCAGGAGCAGGCCATTCTCGAGCTGTTCGCCGGGAATAACGTCATCCTCAATACCCCGACCGGCTCGGGGAAATCGCTGGTGGCGCTGGCGCTGCATTTCAAGGCGATCTGCCAGAACCGCCGCTCTTACTACACGGTGCCGATCAAGGCGCTGGCCAACGAGAAATTCCTCTCGCTGTGCCACATCTTCGGGCCGGAGAAGGTCGGAATGATCACCGGCGATGCGACGGTGAATCCCGGTGCGCCGGTCATCTGCTGCACAGCCGAGATCCTCGCCAATCTCGCGCTCCGCGAAGGCGAGCGCGCTCAGGTGGACGACGTGATCATGGACGAGTTCCACTATTACTCGGACGCGTCCCGCGGCTTCGCGTGGCAGGTGCCGCTGCTGACCCTGCCGCAGGCGAAGTTTCTCCTGATGTCCGCGACCCTCGGCGAGACGGCATTTTTCGAGGAAGGCATCACCAAGCTGACCGGCACGCCGACGGTGCTGGTGAAGTCCGAGCATCGGCCGGTGCCGCTGGAGTTCGACTACAGCGAGACGCCGCTGGAGGAGATGGTGTCGGAGCTGGTGGAGAAGAACAAGGCGCCGATCTATCTGGTTCACTTCACCCAGCTCGCCTGTGCGGGCACGGCGCAGAGCCTGCTGAGCTGGAATTTTTGCACGAAGGAAGAGAAACAGCGCATCGCGGAGATCCTGCACGATGCGAACTTCCGCAGTCCCTACGGCAAGGAAGTGTCGAAACTGCTGCGGCACGGCATCGGCATCCACCACGCCGGGTTGCTGCCGAAGTATCGCATCCTGGTCGAGAAGCTGGCCCAGCGCGGCCTGCTGAAGGTGATCTGCGGCACCGATACGCTCGGTGTGGGTGTGAACGTGCCGATCCGCACGGTGCTTTTCACCCAGCTCTTCAAGTACGACGGAAGTAGTACGAAGACGCTGGCGGTGCGCGATTTCAAGCAGATCTGCGGGCGTGCCGGGCGGCGGGGATTCGACCACGTCGGGTACGTCGTCAGCCAGGCACCGGAGCACGTGATCGAGAACCTGCGGCTGGAACAGAAGGCGGCGAAGAGCGGTAAAAAGAGCTTCGTGAAGCGCAAGCCGCCGGAGAAAGGCTTCGTGAATTGGGACGAGAAGAGTTTCCGGCGCTTGATCGATGCCGCGCCGGAGAAGCTCGTCTCCAGCTTCAACGTCACTCACTCGATGCTACTCAATGTGCTCGGCCGCGAGGAGGAGGATGGCTGCGTGGCGCTGCGGAAGCTGATCAATGACAGCCATGAGCCGCCATCGAAGAAGAAGGCGCACCGGCGCCGCGCCTTCCAAATCTTCCGCGGCATGGTCGAGGGCAACATCCTGACCATCATCCCGAAGACCGAACGCAGTGGCCCGGCAAAGGTGCGGCTGAACATCCAGCTTCAGGAAGACTTTTCCATGAATCAGGCGCTCGGGCTGTGGCTGCACGAAGCCATCCCGCTGCTCGACCGCGAGTCGCCGGACTATCCGCTCGATGTGATCTCGCTGGTCGAGGCGATCCTTGAAAATCCTGATGTCATCCTGCGCAAGCAAGTGGACCAATTGAAGGGCGAACTGATCGCGCGGCTCAAGAGCGAAGGCGTGAGCTACGAGGAGCGGATGGAGATGCTGGAAGAGGTCGAGTGGCCGAAGCCGGGCAAGGAATTCATCTACCAGACCTACAATGCCTTCGTCGCCGAGCGGCCGTGGATGAAGGAGGCGGCGGTGCGGCCGAAGGCGATCGCCCGCGAGATGTTCGAGCACTGGCAGTCGTTCGAGGACTACGTGAAAACCTATGGCCTGGAGCGAAGCGAAGCCGTGCTGCTGCGGCACCTTTCCGAGGTCTACAAAGTGCTTTCGCAGACCGTCCCGCCGATGGCCAAGACGGAGGAATTGGTGGAGGCGGAAGATTACTTCGGCGAGCTGCTGAGGACCGTGGACTCCAGCCTGCTCGACGAGTGGGAGAAGCTCCGCAACCCTGACTACGTGCCGGAGCTTGAGAAGCCTCCGGAAGAGCGGAAGGCCGTCGCCCTCACCCGCAATCGCCCCGCTTTCACACGCGCCGTGCGGAACGCGGTATTCACCCTGCTGAAAGCGTTCGCGGAAGAAAACACGGCAGCCATTCTCGCACAGATCGAGCCGAACGACGGCGAAGGTCAGCCGTGGACCGCGGCGCGGATTGGCGTTCTGTTAGATGCCTACTTCGCCGATCACGAGCGGATCCGCCTCGACCCCGAGGCACGGGCGACCAAGCACATGCGGATCTCCGACGACCAGCCGCGACGCTGGGCCATCGAGCAGACACTGGTGGATCCGGACGAGCTGAATGATTGGGTGCTGAAGCTTGTGGTGGATCTCGACCGCAGCGACGCCGAGCAGCGGCCGGTCTTGGTGCTGGAGGCGATGGCGGCGATCGTGTGA
- a CDS encoding bactofilin family protein: MANATNVLSSGIEITGSIRFSNDMIIDGKIEGEIISEKGRVTIGENATVKGNVTAGDVKVFGKIEGKITSERCELKAKSRLDGDIKAKNFSMEEGAQLSGRTEIG, translated from the coding sequence ATGGCGAACGCAACCAACGTCCTTTCCAGCGGCATCGAGATCACCGGTTCCATCCGCTTTTCGAATGACATGATCATCGACGGCAAGATCGAGGGCGAAATCATCTCCGAGAAGGGTCGCGTGACCATCGGCGAGAATGCCACCGTGAAGGGCAACGTCACCGCCGGCGACGTGAAGGTTTTCGGCAAGATCGAGGGCAAGATCACCTCCGAGCGTTGCGAGCTGAAGGCCAAGTCCCGCCTCGACGGCGACATCAAGGCCAAGAACTTCTCGATGGAAGAAGGCGCGCAGCTTTCCGGCCGCACCGAGATCGGCTGA
- the rarD gene encoding EamA family transporter RarD, giving the protein MNESRSGTASAVVAFFLWGVLPVFWKSLGFLPPLSIIAHRTLWSLVLLAVLMGGRRQLGEVVRGLSSWRGVGWHLLSGGLLASNWLLYVWATLNGRILEGALGYYLNPFLNMLFGAWFFGERQNRRQLLAVGIALAGVACQFPAVKGVPWVALVLAITFALYAVVRKKAPLGALAGLTAETTLMAPLAVGWLAWQAFRGEAWFGNGSTQALLIIGTGLATATPLLCFGHATRTISLTTLGILQFIGPTLQFLIGWRLYGEPMNALRLVSFGLIWTAVAIYAADAMTRSSQDTKKAA; this is encoded by the coding sequence GTGAACGAGTCCCGCAGCGGCACGGCCAGCGCGGTGGTGGCCTTCTTCCTGTGGGGCGTGCTGCCGGTATTCTGGAAGTCGCTCGGGTTCCTGCCGCCGCTGTCGATCATCGCGCATCGCACGCTGTGGTCGCTGGTGCTGCTGGCGGTGCTCATGGGCGGACGGCGGCAGCTCGGCGAGGTGGTTCGCGGCCTCTCCTCGTGGCGCGGGGTCGGCTGGCACCTGCTTTCCGGCGGGCTGCTGGCGTCGAATTGGCTGCTCTACGTGTGGGCGACGCTCAACGGCCGCATTCTGGAAGGCGCGCTCGGTTACTACCTGAATCCGTTCCTCAACATGCTCTTCGGGGCGTGGTTCTTCGGCGAGCGTCAGAATCGGCGGCAGCTCCTGGCGGTGGGGATCGCCCTGGCCGGAGTGGCCTGCCAGTTTCCGGCGGTGAAGGGCGTGCCGTGGGTGGCGCTGGTGCTGGCCATCACCTTCGCCCTCTACGCGGTGGTGCGGAAGAAAGCCCCGCTCGGCGCGCTGGCCGGGCTGACCGCGGAGACGACGCTGATGGCACCGCTGGCGGTAGGTTGGCTGGCGTGGCAGGCGTTCCGCGGGGAGGCATGGTTTGGCAATGGCAGCACGCAGGCGCTGCTGATCATCGGGACGGGCCTGGCGACCGCCACGCCGCTGCTGTGCTTCGGCCATGCGACGCGGACGATTTCGCTGACCACGCTCGGGATTCTCCAATTCATCGGGCCGACGCTGCAGTTCCTGATCGGCTGGCGGCTCTACGGCGAGCCGATGAATGCGCTGCGGCTGGTTTCGTTCGGGCTGATCTGGACCGCCGTCGCGATCTACGCGGCGGATGCCATGACCCGCAGCAGCCAGGACACGAAAAAGGCCGCCTGA
- a CDS encoding LON peptidase substrate-binding domain-containing protein: protein MLLPDCTLFPHGGLPLHIFEPRYRMMLADSLQGTCFFAIGRLLGKETDDLSRCAAPLGTMGLVRASRELDDGTSNLLLHGVIRVKFMDWLDSPYPKARILPVPSIFEPESQSNAALAALHEASDQVTRSLPAEVREALINMTQQIDDPSILADVMAQQFLHDPDERQDLLEMESAAARVAWICKKFESQA, encoded by the coding sequence ATGCTTCTGCCCGACTGCACGCTTTTTCCCCACGGCGGATTGCCGCTGCACATCTTCGAGCCGCGCTACCGGATGATGCTGGCCGATTCGCTGCAAGGGACCTGCTTCTTCGCGATCGGGCGCTTGCTGGGAAAGGAGACCGACGATCTGTCGCGCTGCGCCGCGCCGCTCGGCACAATGGGCTTGGTGCGGGCGTCGCGGGAACTCGACGACGGCACTTCGAACCTGCTGCTGCACGGGGTGATCCGGGTGAAATTCATGGATTGGCTGGACTCGCCCTACCCGAAGGCGCGGATCCTGCCGGTTCCATCGATCTTCGAGCCGGAGTCGCAGTCGAATGCGGCGCTGGCGGCGCTCCACGAAGCGTCCGATCAGGTGACCCGCAGCCTACCCGCCGAGGTGCGCGAGGCGCTGATCAATATGACCCAGCAGATCGATGACCCCTCGATCCTCGCGGACGTGATGGCGCAGCAATTTCTCCACGATCCGGACGAGCGCCAGGATCTGCTGGAGATGGAGTCCGCGGCGGCGCGGGTGGCGTGGATCTGCAAGAAATTCGAATCCCAGGCGTGA